Proteins encoded in a region of the Prunus persica cultivar Lovell chromosome G4, Prunus_persica_NCBIv2, whole genome shotgun sequence genome:
- the LOC18778566 gene encoding seipin-2 has translation MEVTEPPTSNNEEDDDVFFDALDDFPSTTDQSDQFTSPSTLSFPDSTPSQATSLRGRSSRRAISGDESKTSTLESTLSSEIDSINDTRLSIRARKFKLRRNLKEPQSTRDGVSSVQVPSDQNNEGSTVTTAGNDDPVGDSADSAAQLGDSSFNLLVFLAGMIIKAIGLQINLFISIFTFPIWILQHSYMLIIDPFQIVRRGREYLITEVLNLWKLAGGYASPLVFQWLKDNNSVWKVALRCGWGLFWSCYVCFVLCGLLVTSLVFSGVLMRSIVAEPMHMKDMLNFDYTKHSPVAYVPVMSCAGASCGADCKEKVQAGESFGFRAIPRGHKVAVTVSFVLPESEYNRNLGVFQVRVQFLSVDGKTLASSSHPCMLQFKSEPIRLLLTFLKVVPLVAGYVSESQTLNLKFRGFIQGEVPTACLKLTIEQRAEYQPGAGIPQIYDASVTLESELPLFKRFIWNWKKSIFVWMSLMLFMMEMLVTLICCRPLIIPKARPRVGSVSSSATQSSLPVRNS, from the exons ATGGAAGTTACAGAACCTCCCACCTCAAACAATGAAGAAGACGACGACGTTTTCTTCGACGCCCTCGACGACTTCCCCTCCACCACCGATCAATCGGATCAGTTCACGTCACCCTCCACACTATCTTTCCCAGACTCCACACCTTCTCAGGCCACCAGCCTCCGCGGCCGATCATCTCGCCGAGCAATCTCCGGCGACGAGTCGAAGACTTCCACTTTAGAATCCACTCTCAGCTCCGAAATTGACTCGATCAACGACACGAGGCTGAGTATCAGAGCCAGAAAATTTAAGCTTCGCCGGAATTTGAAGGAGCCCCAGTCGACTCGGGACGGAGTCAGCTCAGTGCAAGTTCCGAGTGACCAGAACAACGAGGGTTCGACTGTAACTACTGCCGGGAATGACGACCCAGTTGGTGACTCGGCCGACTCGGCCGCACAACTCGGTGACTCTTCGTTTAACCTTCTTGTGTTTTTGGCCGGGATGATAATCAAGGCAATTGGGCTCCAAATTAACTTATTCATTAGCATCTTTACATTTCCCATATGGATTTTGCAACATTCTTACATGCTTATCATCGACCCCTTCCAAATTGTGCGTCGAGGCCGAGAGTATTTGATCACAGAGGTGTTAAATTTATGGAAATTGGCTGGTGGGTATGCGAGTCCTCTGGTTTTCCAGTGGTTGAAGGACAACAACTCGGTCTGGAAGGTGGCATTGCGATGTGGGTGGGGTTTGTTTTGGTCATGCTATGTTTGTTTCGTTTTGTGTGGTCTTTTGGTCACGTCGCTTGTGTTTAGTGGAGTTTTGATGAGGAGCATCGTGGCCGAGCCAATGCACATGAAGGATATGTTGAACTTTGATTACACTAAGCACAGTCCGGTGGCCTATGTACCGGTAATGTCGTGTGCCGGTGCCAGTTGTGGTGCGGATTGTAAAGAAAAGGTTCAGGCTGGGGAGAGTTTCGGGTTTCGAGCTATACCTCGTGGTCATAAAGTGGCGGTCACTGTTTCATTCGTATTGCCTGAATCAGAGTACAACAGGAATCTTGGGGTCTTTCAG GTCAGGGTACAGTTCCTGTCTGTCGATGGTAAAACCCTTGCCAGTTCAAGCCATCCATGCATGTTACAATTCAAAAGCGAGCCTATCCGCCTTCTATTGACTTTCCTTAAGGTTGTTCCTCTTGTTGCCGGCTATGTTTCGGAATCCCAAACTCTGAATCTGAAGTTCAGAGGGTTTATCCAAGGTGAAGTTCCTACTGCCTGCTTAAAGCTGACAATTGAACAACGTGCTGAATATCAGCCTGGTGCCGGTATTCCTCAAATATATGATGCATCGGTGACCCTTGAGTCAGAACTTCCGCTATTTAAAAGGTTTATATGGAATTGGAAGAAATCTATATTTGTATGGATGAGCTTGATGTTGTTTATGATGGAGATGCTCGTTACTCTAATCTGCTGCAGACCATTAATTATTCCAAAAGCAAGACCAAGGGTTGGTTCTGTTAGCAGCAGTGCCACTCAAAGCAGCCTCCCAGTACGAAATTCGTAG